In a genomic window of Sardina pilchardus chromosome 20, fSarPil1.1, whole genome shotgun sequence:
- the adprs gene encoding ADP-ribosylhydrolase ARH3 gives MTAAARLVTAAGGPASLCRFRGALVGAVLGDCIGGEFEGTEEVPLDRVLQHLEGLEDETRGDCILQYSDDTAMTRCVAHSLLTRTGFDEQDMARRFAKEYNLAPGRGYGAGVIQVLKKLASPQLSDVFQPARAQFGGRGSFGNGGAMRAAPFALAFRECADVKRYARLGSMLTHSCSLGYNGAILQALAVHLSLQGALAVPQDFLNTLITEMEELEKDKSTRSDARVLNESEFPFCARLHRVKELMERNKVSIEEVISELGNGIAALHSVPTAIFCVLHCLEPREGLPEKYGGLERTLAYSLALGGDTDTIACMAGAIAGAHYGIEAIPQAWQRCCEGSEEADMLAQRLHSMYHRAPPEGDAGVLSSGNSQMHSRSSGSSEPQPPE, from the exons ATGACCGCAGCGGCGCGCCTGGTTACAGCCGCAGGGGGTCCTGCTTCTTTATGCCGATTTCGCGGTGCTCTGGTCGGTGCAGTTCTGGGAGACTGCATCGGCGGAGAGTTCGAAGGGACTGAAGAGGTACCCTTGGATCGAGTTCTGCAGCATCTGGAAGGTTTGGAGGACGAAACTCGTGGCGATT GCATATTGCAGTACAGTGATGACACTGCCATGACTCGCTGCGTGGCCCATTCCCTGCTGACCAGGACGGGGTTTGATGAGCAGGATATGGCCAGAAG GTTTGCTAAGGAGTACAACTTGGCTCCTGGCCGGGGCTATGGTGCCGGCGTCATACAGGTCCTCAAGAAGCTGGCGTCACCACAACTCAGCGACGTCTTCCAGCCTGCACGCGCTCAGTTTGGGGGACGCGGATCCTTCGGCAACGGGGGCGCCATGAGGGCAGCTCCTTTTGCCCTCGCATTCCGAGAGTGTGCAGACGTCAAgagg tATGCTCGTCTAGGGTCCATGCTGACCCACTCCTGCTCCCTGGGCTACAACGGCGCCATCCTCCAGGCTCTGGCTGTGCACCTGTCCCTGCAGGGGGCGCTAGCGGTGCCCCAGGACTTCCTCAACACACTCATCACAGagatggaggagctggagaaggacAAGTCCACCCGCAGCGACGCCAGAGT GCTGAATGAGTCGGAGTTTCCATTCTGTGCCCGTTTGCATCGCGTGAAAGAGTTGATGGAGAGGAACAAAGTGAGCATCGAGGAGGTCATCTCCGAACTCG GAAACGGCATCGCTGCCCTCCACTCTGTCCCCACGGCCATCTTCTGCGTGCTCCACTGCCTGGAGCCCCGCGAGGGCCTCCCGGAGAAGTACGGTGGCCTGGAGAGGACACTGGCCTACAGCCTGGCCCTGGGAGGCGACACGGACACCATTGCGTGCATGGCGGGCGCCATCGCCGGGGCGCACTACGGCATCGAGGCCATCCCGCAGGCGTGGCAGCGGTGCTGCGAGGGCTCGGAGGAGGCCGACATGCTGGCACAGAGACTGCACAGCATGTACCACAGGGCGCCCCCCGAAGGCGACGCAGGGGTACTGAGCTCGGGCAACAGCCAGATGCACTCGCGCAGCAGTGGCAGCTCGGAGCCTCAACCCCCAGAGTGA